The Numenius arquata chromosome 6, bNumArq3.hap1.1, whole genome shotgun sequence sequence ATCATCATTCTTAAAAACACTGTTCTTGCTTCCTCCTCCAGTAGAAAGTAACCACTAAGTTACACTTATTTGTGAATTATGAAGAATTTTATAAATCAGCCTTTTAAGGACCAGTGTATGCCATCTTTGATAAACAAGGTAAGTATCCAGCTGAAAGAATCAGTCTAAaacattttaagtaaataaagaTTGAACAAAGAGGCCACTCCTGACTTTTGggtaggaaggaaagaaaatgctgaggtttgctcctgctgctgccagctctcaCCAGGTCCTGGTGCTGGAGGGCTGGCATGGATATCTAAAATACAAATGCAGTCCAGTCAGGGATATCTTAGTTCTTCTCTTCCACATGAATGTCATTGATGGACAAAGGCCATGTTGTACTTCTATGAGAAAATGGTTGCTCACATCTCTGAGGGTGTCTGTGCCAATTTGACATATCTCTCCTAACACAGCCTTATAGATCCAAGGCAGTGTCAAAATCCAGAGCCAAAGCTTGGCACATGTGAGGATGCGTGCCATCAGAAACACAGCCAGTGTTGTGTGGTGTCAACGGCCTCCCAGTTCCATCCTGTGCGATCAACAGCAGATGTTTAACAGTGATAAATGTATTTAACACTGCTCAGGGGTACAGCAGCATAGACTTACACTAAAAAGAAACCAGACTCTCCTCAATGTGTTGAACCTCATTCAATCTCTAAATATTCTGGGTTAGGTGATcaagagtttaattttttaaaccaGAAGTTTGAGTCTCTAAGGTCATGAGGTCAATTTGGTAATAGAGCAATTATTACCTGAGAAGGAGCTACTCTGTAGAGTTCAACgtctctctgagcaacctggtctagttgaagatgtccctactcatggcaggggagttagactatatgacctttaaaggtctcttccaacctgaacatTTTGTgactctgtggttctgtgattgtCTCCAAGGCAAGTGTTACCTGCCCACACCAGTCTGTGGAGTTAGAGCAGTTGCCTTGGGTACAGGATATTCAGGATTAATGTTCAGATCCCTCCCTTTCCTGAAGGCAGACAATCCCACGCGTCCAACATCCTAAACTCCAGGCTGGTCAGGCTGGCCCCTGTGAAAGGAGAGCTAGCACTGGACCTGGAGTGCTGGTAAGAGTATTTACCTGGAAGATGGAAATCCAGGTCTGCCCTTCCCTGGGTAGAGAATGGGTTTGGCATATAAATCCTAATGAATTCTCTGCAAACTACACTATTGAGTGGGTGGTGGATGAAGCAATGATATCTTGTGACATTTGTAGGGCTTCTAAGAAAATGAATGCATAGCTTCAAATCCCATGTTGTGGGAGATCATCACTTTCAGACCAGGCATATGCACTTCCTTTAAAGGTCAAGTCTTTCTCCATACTCTCCTTTACAACATTCACAGCTGATGGCATCCACCCATATTGTGTTGGCTTCTTTGAGCCCCCCCTTTAACAAACTCTCCACAAGCATCCCATGTGGAAGCAGTGGCTAAATTAGAGCTGGGAAGTATTTTAGTTGGTTAGACACCCAAAAGGTGCTACTGGCATTGCTTTATAGATCTAATCTTTTGTTTTATCAACAAATAGAAGTTCAGAAGGGATAGGGTATGAATACCTGGcaggaataaaacaaacattGAGATTAATTATATCCCCAGAGTTTACATCTATGCTAGTAAATAAAAAGGTCCAAGGTCTGTTGTCTAGCCATGAGGTCAACTGGCTCATCACAGCTCGTATCCACGTTACTTAAATCTGACCTTGCAAGAAATCTGGGCTGGATATTGAAAATATGCCCTGGCCTgtgttaatttgaaaaatatgctTAGCACTTGTTTGGAAGAATCGTAGATGACATGAGCAATACCTGTGTCTGAAACTGTACTAGAAATGTAAGAATATGAGTAACTGCAGGCTGATGGCCAGGCCTGTGCTTCAGCACTGCTCAATGTACTGGTACAAATGGAGCCAGAGTGACGGACTAAGGGATGGGAAACTACCCCTTGGTCATTTAGCCCTGTAAGCTCCCCCTCTGCTGGTGATCTGCCTTTTTGGAGTGATACTAAGTTCCAGGTCATGCCAATGGAATTCATGAAGGAATTAGCCTTCACCAGCTAATTCCCAAAAATGAGGGAACTGGAGACCCTTTGCCCTTCTGTGGAATAAGATTAAGCAGTTCAGGAAAAACCCTTCAGAACTACTGCAAGTCACAAACTGTAAGACTCCCATGTACTTCCTGTGGATGTGTTTTGATGGTTTCTTCTGATCAGTCCTGTGCATTTGCTGTCACAGTATCTGTGCATGCTTATTTTCAAAAGGCTGCTCCTTCTTAAGGATTTGTGCTGGTCCTCAGATGATACAGCAATGCTTTGATGATGCAGATATCTGAAGCATTTCATAGCTGAGCACAAAGAAACTACTATGAAGTGCGAAATATGCAAGTTTAATTCTATTACATTGTAATATATGTGAACttaaacacagtttaaaatgtGATACAACTAACTGTGGAGGCATAGCCACAGTCCATCATCCATGTCGCCTCTCCTCCTTAAAAATATTGAAACCAAGAGTTTTGTTATGAATCAGAAAGTCTGTCACTGGTTCAGGGCCCTCAAAGTTTTTTCATAGTTGGGCAAGCTTCTTGCTAGGTGCTGCCTTGACTCCGCAAACTGGAATGAGCTGGCAGAAAAAGGCCATTGGTGAGTCTCCTTTGGCAGCTGGATCTCCCCATTGAGAAAGGCTCAGCAACCATCATGTAACTCTCCTTCCAATGACTGTgcagaggcaggcagagatgGAGGTGATGAAGCACACAGCTCCCCACTCCTCAAATCTGACAGTGACATTAAATAAAGCAGACCGTGACTGCAGTAATACCACTGCCAAACTAGTGCTGAATCAGAGATGTAACCAGATCCCCTGTGATCAATTCATTCTCATAGACAGTGCCAGACCAAAGGGAAACTCGTATTTTTTGATTACTAAAATTTTTTAGAAATGGTTTTACTGACAGATCAGAAAGACAAATGTTGATACAACCTGATAAAACAATAACTATAGAACTTCTCAAACGGCCAGATGGATGAATTTAGGAGTTGTTTCTGGCATGGTACCCAGATAGGAAATCTATTCACAATTAGATCAAGAAATCTTGaattagctttattttttctttacccaTGACTACGTGCAATGCTACTTTGCTGCACTTGAGCCTGTTGTCCCTGGCTGTCAAAGTCCAGTGGCCATGAGAAGAATAAGAAAACTAAGCACGACAGGAACAGCAGTCCCACGAGGGAGATTCTTTTGGGTCCTGCCAATGGATAGACCCCAGCAACATGGACTTTTCCTTCCACTTTTACAGGCAAGTGACTCCCCAAGAACCTGGCAAGAGCATTTTTGTCTCCCTGGTCAGCATCTCTGCCTCCTTTGCCCTGCTGGCCCTGGGCTCCAGAGCCACCAGCCAGGcttaggtgctggaaggctggCCTTTAACATCACTGACACTCAGGAGGACCCACCACATTCCTTTactgtcatttattttaattctgggaTTTATACATGCCATCTCTAAGTTCTTGTACCGTTATACTTAAATAAGGTTTTTGTTATGTACTCTTAACTGCTTGAACTTGATGTATCTTTTGGGAAAAGAATTTGAAACTACGATTCAATTTGAGATAAAATTGTGGTCTTGCAATCTATCTACCATtacttatttccccccccccttttattcTAGTGATTTAAAAGAACCCCACATATAACAACTAGTTTTGAAAAGCCATGGCAGTGTCAAGCAAGTTTACAATTCCAATGTCTTCATCTGGAAACTTTATGGAATATATATCAGTAAAACCTGAGATGAGCTCTCAGTGAGAGATTACCTATCTTGAACATTAAAATGGTGGCTGATTGACTCCAATGGAATTCACATCAGGTCTTAAATGCTTGTATGCTCTTggaaacacattttatttcagtgctAGGAGATTAGGTACAGACAAagcagaaaacttaaaatattgttttcGGCAAACTGATGAAAGTGATCATCTGAGGTGAAATGTCTGTTATGAGAAATGAAATCACACCTTGGTAATAAAAGAACTTTATTTCCTTCTGAGCTATAATACAGAAGAAAATCATGAGATTGATTCTGTTTATACAGCTTTCATCTAGCAAACAATGAGTTTATATGACATTTTAGTTCAGAGATTCCTATTGCACTGGTGAAAGAAGCTGAAAACGAAGTAGAAAAGGTCTAGTTTCTATTCCCAGTTCTATCACAGACTTTTTGCTTAGCCttcagattttttctttctgtcagtcATGCTGGTTTTTGAAATGGAGCCAGAATAACTTTCCTTATCCAAGGAGAAAAGGATTAATATTTGTAAGACATGGAGACTATAGGCGGGTTGCCCTTTACAGAAACAGGTAAAAATACAGAGTGGACTTGATTTTTATTCTAGTTACAGTGATTTTGCAATTTGCCAGTCTCCTGATTTTAATAGAGTTCTTTATGTCAAGAGATTTATTTAGATGAACTTTTGCAGACAGACCTTGAACGCTACATCTTTATAAGGCAACAAGAAATGGCTGCATGAGGATTTATCATGCAAAGTGCACATTTCTCTTGCTCAATCCTTATCATCTTGCTGATGTTTTGTTTGCACAGCCAGAACTCTGTTGCCCTGGAAAACCCAGAAATATAACTTGCAAAGCTAGCATATAGTAATCTGACAACCGAGCAGCAACAGAAGTTAATGATATGAGATGAAACTGCTCCTGTAAGGAGGAACCAAGACATATTGCATAACTGAGCAAAGTAACTGGCAGACAGTAGGGAAAGAGATAATTAAATTATTCTTTAATTCCTTCCATATAGACCATTATCAGGCCAATGGGAAAAGCACATGTGTCAGGGCTTTATATGACTCCCCTGGCTCCTGGAGCAGGagtccctctgccccagccactGTTTATCTAGGAGGATTCAAGAGTTCCATACCCTCCTCTGTGACATTCCCCTTGATGGATCTCCTTCCTGCAAAACTCTGCACAAAATTTCGAGTTTAGCCTCACATTTCACAGTGTCACATCTGTTCTGAGGACACAGCCATTTACACCAACAGGAATGTGCAGAGAAGTAACAAACTGCTTTCCCCTCCCTGGATTCTCACAGATGTTGCCATCTGGCAGGTATGCCAGTGATACCCATGTGTGGTGATTCATCCTCATTTTTCATTGCATTCAAAAGGAGAAACTTGTGTTTTCCTAGAGACTCTATTTCTCGCACCTATGATCTCAGGGAAATTTTCAAAAGCCTAGGTGTGACTGATACATTCATTAACCATGCTAATCTCCCTGGAATTGCTGAGAAGCTGATTGCTTTGAAAATGCTCATTTGTGAGTCTGTTGTAACTGCTGATCTTAACCTTGCCTAGGAAGAGACTTGGGCCAGGGTCAGAGGAGAAGGTGCCTGGGAGTGATGATCAGAACCTTCCACTGTCTCCCTGACATGCTGAGTGCTGCTGTATGTTCCAGGAGAAAATAGAGGAATCACAGAAGCAGCTCTGCTGTTCCCAACAGTTCCTCCCTGAAAACAGTAGCATCCTTCAGGTGGTTAGCCAAGCATTAGGGCTGGGCCGAAAGATTCATGCTATCTATGCAGGCAGGCCTAGACTTGATTAAAATAGCTTGTCTTTGCTAGTTAAGCAACAGCATACTTGCTCCTACTGAACCTTGGTCATTATACATAATACTGCAATAAACTTTCTGGCTACTTGCacgcatcataaaaaaaaaacctctctgagGAAATACATTCTGATCAACTCTGCCTCTATCTTGTAAGAGATAGTAGTTACATAGCAACAACTATGTTGGGTAGATTCCTATGTGTAGATAAATTGTAGATTTACCTGGGGTGAAATCACGTACAGTCAATGGAAATAATTAGTCATTGCTAATTAGGATGAGTGGCATGCATCTTAAATAACCTTCTAAATAGCTAAATTGTGCCTGTTTCTCTCAGCTCCCTCTGAGAGGCATCCTGGTGTAAGTCACATACAGTATGTATATACCTAATGCATATCTTATGTGTATGTAGCAAGGGGTTAAGAAgatctcctctcttctccccagcTAACATTTTGCCATGATAAAGATTGCCCATTtaattcttccatttattttcttattttggctatttttaaagccataCTAATATTTTGCTTCTCACTGTAGTAGTTTCTAAAATACTCCTCAAAGGCCTCTCAAAAAGCTAACCAGTGCCCCCGACTACTCTTTATCTAATAATTTAATGAGCCCTTCAAATACTGCCAGTTAGGGCACACCTGCAGTGTGACTTGCAGGGCAACGTAGAGACACTGACCTATTCTTGAACAAATGTGCTGCTGCCTTGGGTACTCAATTAGGTGGCATCCTTGCATCAGGATATCCTATGCAGAGAGTTCAGTGGGACACAGAATCCTTTTTATAAACAAGCATTGCTTTGGCCCTGTCTTAGGTTTCCAGTTCTAATTTTTTGCTCTCTAAAGCTCATGGCTATGCCAGACTAACTTGCAAAGCTCTTATGTCCACAGTTTGGTTCAAGCCCAAGAGCAGCAAGGcccttgctctttctcttccctcagaGCCCTAGGTGCTGGCATCCTTCTGCTTGTATGACGAGAAATGAGACTTATAATGTttgatgtctggaaaaaaaatagcttactcagtctttgctttgcaaataaatcttatttgttctgtttaatatttACCAGTAGACATTAACTTAATACTGCCCAACAAAATGAAGAATAGGAAAGAAGCACTGTGAAAGAGAAGTCCAGCACTGTAAGTACCATACTATACTTTCTTAGAAGTCTTTGAATTCATGTTGTCTGTGATCTCTGCCATTTATTGAACAATATTAATTTCTGAGATTAATTTAGTTTGCACAGtaattggaaattattttaccTTCTGGAAGTATGTTCTAAATGTTGGAAGCAGGATTCAGTCAGTGATCTGTCTCCTAGATATAGTGGCATAAAGACTGGCAGATGAGGTCTAAAATGAGTACTCAACACTCAATTCACCCAAAGTGAAGAAAAAACCTTGTCTCTGCTCCCAGAGAAGTAAATTTAGTCAATGTCTTGCCTACTCCAGGCTGATACAGGGCTAATAAGAGTGACGTCCCTGTACCTCCAGTGAGCTTAAAGACCAGGCTACTTGCAGCCAAGTGGCCTGGAAGAGAAATTAGTCTCTCTCAAAAGCAGATGTGGGGAATGATGAAAAGAATACTTACCAGACTGAAATGAACTACCTCCATTTagaatgcctttctttttccagaGTAAATGTTTTTATCCAGCATTTTAGACATGCTGAGCACAACTCTCATACTCAGCACTTCCACAGCTTGTATCTCCAGTTTTTCTGGGCAGCCAGAAAAGGGGGAACCAAGAATTAACAACTCACCATAAAAAGTTTGATGAAAAACCTAAACCTGGCAATAGACTCACAGCCTGAGGCAGACCTTGGGGCAGAATCCCCTGCTCCAGAATAAGTATACAGCTGCTATGAACAACATCCAGATTGTCTCTATTTTTCTGCAGGCCACTGCCTACTTTATGTTTTTGAGTTTCTGTTATTTGAGATAATTTAGGTGAGGCAACCTGTAGAGAACATTTTTCTCCAGTTTATTTCATGGTTCTTCCCCTGAAAAGAGCAAAAGAGACTGTGGGATTATGTAGAATTTGCGTATGTCAGTTaaagaggaaaagtcattgaATTGCGCTTACTCAGCAAGGGATTCCACTATAGCTTTTCCAAAGCTCTTGAGTCTTGGGCTTTACAGTCTATGGATAGATTATGCAGAATAGAGAGAGTCAATAAACTTTCTCGATTTATCCTCAATTTGCTGCAACATTTAACataatgttttgaaataataTAGTTCTTGAATTCAGAGCTGCCACGTTAGAAATAGATATAAACAGTTCAAGGGATAAGGGTTTAGATGGATTTTATTCACAGCTATAACTGACCTTAACTCTGTATCACTGCAGTGCTTGAAAACCAGTCATAACAAGATCATGGGTACTACAGAAACATGTAAGCAAAAGTCAGTCCCTCTTCCAAAGTACCTACGAAATACATGGGGTCTGATTGGTGAACTCAGCCATGCACCCAAAGGCACTTAGGAGCGCAATGAGGCCATGCTGATCAGAGGCAAGGACTGCTTCAGGCATAATACCTCACAAAAGCCTACACAACATCAATTCTTTCCTAGCAATGTCACATTAATATCTTCCTTCCTTTGTTCATTGATCAGAAACTGATAGAACTGACTAGAAATAGGCTATCCAGGAGGCCATGTAGAAGAGTATTTCTAAATAGAGCAATAATCCTAAAGACTGACATCTGAAAATCAGTATCTAGAAtacaaaaactatttttataCAGGAAAGATAAAATTCTCTAGATCTAAACATTGCTCTATTCTTTCTTAACAGAACTgctcagaaggaaaatgaagtccACATTGTATTTGTGTTTGTTGCTTCTTGCACTTCAAGTCCAGGGTCAACCTAAGTCCAACCTCAATGATGAACAGCAGGAACAAAAAATGCCTCATTCCCCCGAAGACCATTTCCAGGATGAAGATGAAAACTTGCCCCATGTCAAGATAGCCCCCAGCAATGCTGACTTTGCATTTAGGTTTTACAAGCATGTCAGAGAGGAGGTGGGcaacaagaacatttttttctctcctttgagCATCTCCACTGCCTTTGCAATGCTCTCCCTGGGGGCCAGATCAAACACACTCAATCAGCTGCACAAAGGCCTCGCCTTCAACCTCACAGAGATGGAGGAGCAGGAGATCCATAACGGATTTCAGCGTGTCCTCCAACTGCTGAACGACCCTCACCAAGAAGTCCAGTTGAGCATGGGCAATGCCCTGTTCATAGACGATCGACTGAAACTGCTCCAAAAATTTTTGGATGATGTCacaaatttttattattctgaagCTATTTCTAGTAACTTCCAGAATTCTCCAGAGGCTATAAAGGAAATCAATAACTACATAGAAACAAAAACCCATGGGAAAATCGTTGATTTACTCAAGACTCTTGATCCACAAGCCGTGATGGTTCTGGTCaactacattttctttaaaggtgAGTGACAAACATGGGTAGCAGTTATAAAATAAGCTCTGAAAGTCTTATCCAGATCTaagaaatgtaacttttttcACACTGTAAAACTATTCTATCATCTAATTTAAAATATGTCATTCTACTTTTAAATGACGtaaggaaatatttgaaaaccAGGTATGAAGAATCATTTTCTATatgagtaaaaggaaaaaaaacccaaagaatgaaaaaaaaagaacctgtaGAAGTATTGATCAATGTCGTATCAATTTTAATGCAGATTCAGAGCCGAAAATATTCAGAAGGCATGAGCTTGGGAACTTAAGATCATTTATTGAAAagcacaggtgtttctctgtgcaAGACATGGTCAAACTTGTATGAAAAGAATAAGCCTGGAGACTGCATAGTGGGAGTCTGTGAAAGTTTTACTACTGCCTTAGCAGGCAAAGGCTCGGGTCTTTTCCATGGCAACCTTCAGCCCGTATTTTTCTTGTGTGATTTTTATTAGAACCGTTGAAATGACATAAAGCTTCTTTTCATGGCCAGAGAATAAGCATCCTTAAATTGAGATAGGCTTGTTATTGCCTTTACAgttcaaatacagtattttaagcaCCAACTAATGTGACATGCATATActagtctttttttcagtttattcaatTCTATACTCATTCCTTTGTCAAAAGGCTACTGGGAAAAACCTTTCAACAATTTGTCCACCAGAGACGATGACTTCTTGTTGGATGCCAAGAATTCTGTTAAGGTCAAAATGATGCATCAAAGCAAATCCTTTAACGTCCATAGGGATGAGAAGATGTCTTGCTGGGTAGTAGAGCTCCCATACAAGGGAAATGCTGTTGCATTGTTTGTTCTGCCTGATGAAGGGATGATGAAACAGGTGGAGGATGTTTTGCTAAAAGAAACAGTGTCTAACTGGATACAATCACTTACAATAAGGTAATCTTTTAACTGCTGCTTTGTTTAAATATTGAACAGGTCATAAGGCAAGGTAAAACTTAGGATGCCACAAAGAGTTACTAAGCACAGCTCTGAGGAACAAGCACTGCATAGGTTCTTTAACTCAGACAAGGTACTGGATGATTCCGTAACCAAGGGGAACCCTGTCCTCGACTCCCACAGTCACAGCAGTAGGAGTGCTACCAGCTGTGAGGATCCTGCT is a genomic window containing:
- the LOC141465249 gene encoding alpha-1-antitrypsin-like produces the protein MKSTLYLCLLLLALQVQGQPKSNLNDEQQEQKMPHSPEDHFQDEDENLPHVKIAPSNADFAFRFYKHVREEVGNKNIFFSPLSISTAFAMLSLGARSNTLNQLHKGLAFNLTEMEEQEIHNGFQRVLQLLNDPHQEVQLSMGNALFIDDRLKLLQKFLDDVTNFYYSEAISSNFQNSPEAIKEINNYIETKTHGKIVDLLKTLDPQAVMVLVNYIFFKGYWEKPFNNLSTRDDDFLLDAKNSVKVKMMHQSKSFNVHRDEKMSCWVVELPYKGNAVALFVLPDEGMMKQVEDVLLKETVSNWIQSLTIRKIYLDLPKFSISGSYDVKSLFEKMGVTEVFSDQADLSGVAENTLLKVSKAIHKAVVDVSENGTEAAAATLMEVVAMSAPFPSPPHIRFNRPFLMIIVDKTTHSILFMGKIVNPAAKED